A stretch of the Microcoleus sp. FACHB-672 genome encodes the following:
- a CDS encoding SpoIIE family protein phosphatase has product MHSESWLEANRLMVNSLASGRIAMIKAPLPDNEAKRIEALRKYQVLDTLPEQAFDDLVRLAAKICETPIALISLIDTDRQWFKSKVGWAGRTSKRDVAFCAHAILSDQVFTVSDTLQDPRFVANPLVISPPYIRSYAGAQLVTPDGFTLGTLCVMDYVPRELSEAQLDILATLSRQVMALMEKGRQLRQMETTQAHLHNFLDRANVLIQSIRVSDGHFLSVNQTWRQTLGYSDEEAAQLSLWDILHPESRQPWLLEKLRHGESLESVEMIFVSKQGEPVWVEGNISCRWENGQPAVTRGIFRNITARKYRQIFENTAQGLFQVTLDGHYRTANSALARIYGYDSPEQFLERVGNINQLYVNPIHWAECVRYLETQGQVQHKTEAEVCKRDGAVIWISETIRLLRDTQGRPVAVEGFVQDITSLKQSEATLQMARDLLQVVLDAVPGTVSLISSNFRYLGVNRHLASILNLSQDALVGQEVGFRQDKFGKFVRSFFANRTSEDSIEIEGPPVDGIPRSLVVIAKKWKWLGDEAAVFVGIDITKRKQAEAALRAELAEAAEYVKSLLPSAVNEPLSIDSKFISSQQLGGDCFDYYWLDQDHLAIYLLDVSGHGLGPALLSVSVLNVLRSRSLNTNFYQPNAVLDALNEAFQMEKQRNMYFTIWYGVYNRVTRKLVYASAGHPPAVLLSNINTPSPQVQHLRTPGGLPIGMFPNVKYANAECQVEPCSTLYIYSDGIYEIKQPDGTIWSFDHFIEWLAESRRPDTLSLQHILDDLRALGSKDTFEDDVSLLQVTFD; this is encoded by the coding sequence ATGCATTCAGAATCTTGGCTTGAGGCAAATCGTCTGATGGTTAACTCCCTCGCAAGTGGTCGTATCGCAATGATCAAGGCACCATTGCCTGATAACGAAGCCAAGAGGATTGAAGCGCTACGGAAGTATCAGGTACTTGATACATTACCTGAACAGGCATTTGACGATCTGGTGCGTCTCGCTGCAAAAATTTGTGAAACTCCCATCGCCCTGATTAGCTTAATCGATACCGACCGGCAGTGGTTCAAGTCGAAAGTGGGATGGGCAGGACGGACTTCAAAACGGGATGTGGCGTTCTGTGCCCATGCAATTTTGTCCGATCAAGTGTTTACGGTCAGCGACACTTTGCAAGATCCCCGTTTTGTTGCCAATCCCTTAGTGATTAGTCCTCCTTATATTCGGTCTTATGCCGGTGCCCAGCTAGTAACCCCCGATGGTTTTACCTTGGGCACCTTATGCGTTATGGATTATGTGCCGCGAGAGTTGAGCGAGGCGCAGCTAGACATTCTAGCGACTCTGTCGCGTCAGGTAATGGCGCTGATGGAGAAAGGCCGGCAACTGCGGCAAATGGAAACAACCCAAGCTCATCTCCACAATTTTCTCGACAGAGCCAATGTTTTGATCCAGAGCATTCGAGTTTCTGATGGGCATTTTCTGTCTGTTAATCAAACATGGCGGCAAACGTTGGGCTATAGCGACGAGGAAGCGGCCCAACTATCGCTTTGGGATATTTTACATCCAGAAAGCCGTCAGCCTTGGTTGCTGGAAAAACTGCGCCACGGAGAATCGCTCGAATCAGTCGAGATGATTTTTGTCAGCAAGCAGGGGGAGCCGGTGTGGGTGGAAGGAAATATCAGCTGCCGGTGGGAAAATGGTCAACCTGCCGTCACGCGAGGGATTTTCCGAAATATCACCGCTCGGAAATACCGGCAAATTTTTGAAAATACCGCTCAAGGGCTGTTTCAAGTGACCCTAGACGGACATTATCGCACCGCTAACTCGGCCTTGGCTCGCATTTACGGTTATGATTCCCCAGAGCAATTTCTCGAGAGGGTAGGAAATATCAATCAACTTTATGTTAATCCCATCCACTGGGCTGAGTGCGTGCGCTACTTAGAAACTCAAGGCCAGGTGCAGCATAAGACGGAGGCTGAGGTCTGTAAACGGGATGGAGCGGTCATCTGGATTTCCGAAACGATCCGGCTGCTGCGAGATACCCAAGGCCGGCCTGTGGCTGTGGAAGGGTTTGTGCAGGATATCACCAGTCTCAAGCAGTCAGAGGCGACGTTGCAGATGGCGAGGGACTTGCTCCAAGTTGTGCTGGATGCAGTGCCCGGTACAGTTTCTTTAATTAGTTCCAATTTTCGCTATCTGGGAGTGAACCGGCATTTGGCCAGCATTCTCAACTTGTCTCAAGACGCGTTAGTTGGTCAAGAAGTCGGCTTTCGTCAAGATAAGTTTGGTAAATTTGTCCGCAGTTTTTTTGCTAACCGGACGAGCGAAGACTCCATAGAAATAGAGGGTCCGCCAGTCGATGGCATTCCCCGCAGTCTGGTGGTGATTGCCAAAAAGTGGAAGTGGCTGGGAGATGAAGCGGCTGTTTTTGTCGGAATCGATATTACTAAGCGCAAGCAAGCCGAGGCAGCGTTGCGGGCGGAATTGGCAGAAGCGGCTGAGTATGTGAAATCGCTCCTCCCCTCTGCGGTTAATGAGCCGTTAAGCATCGACTCGAAGTTTATTAGCTCGCAACAATTGGGTGGCGATTGCTTTGATTATTACTGGCTCGATCAAGACCATTTAGCGATTTATTTGCTGGATGTTTCCGGGCATGGTTTAGGGCCGGCACTGCTATCAGTTTCTGTTCTAAATGTTTTGCGTTCGCGCTCTCTTAATACAAATTTTTATCAACCGAATGCGGTCTTAGATGCGCTGAATGAGGCGTTTCAGATGGAAAAGCAACGAAATATGTACTTTACCATCTGGTATGGAGTCTATAACCGAGTCACGCGCAAACTCGTCTATGCTAGTGCCGGCCACCCGCCGGCAGTCTTATTATCAAATATAAATACCCCTTCCCCCCAAGTTCAACATCTAAGAACCCCAGGAGGGTTGCCCATTGGAATGTTTCCTAACGTCAAATATGCAAACGCTGAGTGTCAGGTTGAACCTTGCAGCACGTTGTACATTTACAGTGATGGAATTTACGAAATTAAGCAACCTGATGGGACGATTTGGAGCTTCGATCATTTCATTGAGTGGTTGGCCGAGTCCAGACGACCGGACACCCTCAGCCTTCAACATATCTTAGACGACCTACGGGCATTGGGCAGCAAAGATACCTTTGAAGATGATGTATCTCTTTTACAAGTGACTTTTGATTAA
- a CDS encoding STAS domain-containing protein, producing the protein MSLTVKVVQPSGILDSTKANQFEQEISEIIEAGADIVLVDLKDVTFMDSSGLRVLVSAFKTVQAAKSKLAVCSVNHQVRMLFELASVDRFLDIFANREEFSNSLVSSDSSR; encoded by the coding sequence ATGAGCCTTACAGTTAAAGTTGTTCAACCTTCCGGAATTTTAGATAGCACGAAAGCCAATCAATTTGAGCAAGAAATTAGCGAGATCATTGAAGCCGGCGCTGATATTGTGTTGGTTGATTTAAAGGATGTAACCTTTATGGATAGCTCAGGCTTAAGAGTTTTAGTATCTGCTTTTAAAACGGTTCAAGCTGCTAAAAGCAAACTAGCTGTCTGCTCCGTTAACCATCAGGTGAGAATGTTATTTGAGCTAGCTAGTGTTGATAGATTCCTTGATATTTTTGCCAATCGTGAGGAATTTAGCAACTCTTTAGTCTCATCCGACTCATCACGTTGA
- a CDS encoding metallophosphoesterase, with protein sequence MHRLLTGPLRVENLTVAIPNLPAHLQGTKLAQLSDFHYDGGRLSDSLLEEALAVTNQAEPDLILLTGDYVTKKPEPIHQLVLYLKHLQSRAGIYAILGNHDLKYPHSKTEITQALTQIDIGVLWNEIVYPFGPELALVGLADFWSGEFNPKPVFSLLDQTTPRIVLSHNPDTALPLQKWRVDLQLSGHTHGGQIVLPKIGPVAAFLKPMRCATPKPLRRWVPYMSGNCYKVVEHWEWAAGLYQLGNNQLYVNRGLGTYRPGRLFCPPEVTLITLINSQSCSVEEFQQKAVLGKLI encoded by the coding sequence ATGCATCGGCTATTAACTGGCCCATTGCGGGTAGAAAATTTAACCGTTGCGATCCCCAACCTGCCGGCGCACCTCCAAGGGACAAAGCTCGCGCAGTTGTCGGACTTCCACTACGATGGAGGCAGGCTGTCTGACTCCCTTTTAGAAGAAGCCCTCGCCGTTACCAATCAGGCAGAACCCGATCTCATCCTGCTCACTGGCGACTATGTAACGAAAAAGCCAGAACCCATTCACCAGCTCGTGCTGTACCTTAAACATCTGCAAAGCCGCGCCGGCATTTATGCGATTTTAGGCAACCACGACCTCAAATACCCGCACTCGAAAACCGAAATTACCCAAGCTTTAACTCAAATCGATATTGGCGTATTGTGGAATGAAATTGTCTATCCCTTCGGGCCAGAATTAGCCCTGGTGGGGCTAGCCGATTTTTGGTCGGGCGAGTTCAATCCTAAGCCGGTGTTTAGCCTGCTAGATCAAACGACCCCCCGAATCGTATTATCTCACAATCCGGATACTGCCCTGCCCCTGCAAAAGTGGCGAGTGGATTTGCAACTGTCTGGGCACACCCACGGTGGCCAAATTGTCTTACCCAAAATCGGGCCGGTGGCGGCATTTCTCAAACCAATGCGGTGCGCTACTCCCAAACCCCTACGGCGCTGGGTTCCTTATATGTCTGGAAACTGTTACAAAGTGGTTGAGCATTGGGAATGGGCAGCGGGATTGTACCAGTTAGGAAATAACCAGCTTTATGTCAATCGAGGACTGGGGACGTACCGCCCTGGTCGCCTATTTTGTCCCCCAGAAGTTACCCTAATTACGCTGATAAATTCTCAATCTTGTAGTGTAGAGGAATTTCAGCAAAAAGCTGTTTTAGGAAAACTGATCTAA
- a CDS encoding right-handed parallel beta-helix repeat-containing protein encodes MLRRTLTRRAALAFGAALLVVAATNLAATAKTYYVDPAGSDNQGDGSKRKPWKTLAHAVKNVPTAQAHTIHLNQGIFTETVPSIVPPGISIEGEGADKTVIKSGIDDFLLQLESAPVVEGNQILSNFKIEGQNRNLKGGIFVRGRHNVIIRGVDFEEIDFTGLQIIAEWTSSRTTPPATYLNGIEVDNCNFKNCSKDLDKWSSGCLHIGGLKEAKIHDIKIQEDRGYGIKFFAWGWFKGIKIYNCELAVPDSDPLWKADSALELWRLFDDCEIYNVKSNQWFSLVGGDKGKGTRSVTVHDCEIIVKRSDEQYLQGIEATVSDSEFYNNYFENPGSFGAFAMWGGEPLSNILIHHNIVRGGTNTNALAFVQSDDSADFSDIKFYNNLCENLEFGVKLKPVGTGEIRKVEIKNNIFIDVKTAILAYNAPNKIRDTAIAFNCFYQVEKTFKEEKGKTVNTNFENNIEVDPELIGSGKNREQYYKPKSAKSPVVDAGIEVGLPYKGKAPDMGVYEY; translated from the coding sequence ATGTTGAGACGTACATTAACTCGAAGGGCGGCACTGGCATTTGGGGCAGCTTTGTTAGTTGTAGCTGCTACAAATCTTGCCGCCACCGCAAAAACCTATTATGTCGATCCTGCCGGCAGCGATAATCAAGGGGATGGATCGAAGCGTAAGCCGTGGAAAACGCTTGCTCATGCCGTCAAGAATGTCCCTACGGCGCAAGCACACACTATTCATTTAAATCAAGGCATTTTTACAGAGACTGTCCCCTCCATTGTTCCCCCCGGAATTAGTATTGAAGGGGAAGGAGCCGATAAAACTGTAATTAAAAGTGGAATTGATGATTTTTTACTTCAACTTGAATCCGCGCCAGTGGTGGAGGGCAATCAAATTTTGAGTAATTTCAAAATTGAGGGGCAAAATCGCAACTTGAAGGGGGGTATTTTTGTTCGAGGCCGGCATAATGTGATTATTCGGGGCGTAGATTTTGAGGAAATTGATTTTACCGGCTTGCAGATTATTGCTGAGTGGACTTCTTCTAGAACGACACCTCCAGCAACTTATCTTAATGGGATTGAAGTTGATAACTGTAACTTTAAAAATTGTTCTAAAGATTTGGATAAATGGAGTTCTGGCTGTCTCCACATTGGCGGCTTAAAAGAAGCAAAGATTCACGATATCAAAATTCAAGAGGATCGAGGCTATGGCATCAAGTTTTTCGCTTGGGGCTGGTTTAAAGGAATCAAAATTTATAATTGTGAACTCGCGGTTCCCGATTCAGATCCCCTTTGGAAAGCAGATAGTGCTTTGGAACTGTGGCGACTGTTCGATGATTGTGAAATTTATAATGTGAAGTCTAACCAGTGGTTTTCTCTCGTGGGTGGGGACAAAGGTAAAGGAACCCGAAGCGTTACAGTTCATGATTGCGAAATTATTGTCAAACGGTCGGATGAGCAATACCTTCAAGGCATAGAAGCAACCGTTTCAGATAGTGAATTTTATAACAATTATTTTGAAAATCCTGGAAGTTTTGGTGCGTTTGCCATGTGGGGAGGTGAACCCCTCTCTAATATTCTCATTCATCATAATATTGTTCGGGGCGGAACGAATACAAATGCGCTGGCATTTGTTCAATCTGATGATTCGGCAGATTTTTCAGATATCAAGTTTTATAACAACCTTTGTGAAAACCTAGAATTTGGAGTAAAACTGAAGCCGGTGGGGACAGGAGAGATTCGTAAAGTTGAGATCAAAAATAATATTTTTATTGATGTCAAAACTGCAATTTTAGCTTATAATGCGCCCAATAAAATACGCGACACTGCTATTGCTTTTAACTGTTTTTATCAAGTAGAGAAGACATTTAAAGAAGAAAAGGGTAAAACGGTTAATACAAATTTTGAGAATAATATTGAAGTCGATCCCGAATTAATCGGTTCTGGGAAAAATCGAGAGCAATACTATAAACCGAAGAGTGCAAAAAGTCCGGTGGTAGATGCCGGCATAGAAGTTGGCTTGCCCTATAAAGGCAAAGCTCCTGATATGGGTGTTTATGAATATTAA
- a CDS encoding 2-phosphosulfolactate phosphatase family protein: MKLFVYHTPELTPTDSQPDCAIAVDVLRATTTIATALNAGAEAVQVFSDMEKLMQVSEEWPAEKRLRAGERGGSKVAGCDLGNSPLDCTPERMQGRRLFISTTNGTRALQRVQDASMVLAAAFINRQAVVNYLISQKPETVWIVGSGWEGSFSLEDTACAGALADSLLTGIGGTLSAFAGNDETVAAIALYRQWQDQLLELMHHASHGQRLLRLDCHEDLKYCVQTDILDVLPIQREPGVLVKHG; encoded by the coding sequence GTGAAGCTATTTGTTTACCACACCCCTGAACTGACGCCAACCGACAGCCAGCCAGACTGTGCGATTGCCGTCGATGTTCTCCGCGCTACCACTACAATAGCAACCGCACTGAATGCCGGCGCGGAAGCCGTGCAAGTCTTCAGCGATATGGAAAAACTGATGCAAGTCAGTGAAGAGTGGCCCGCAGAGAAACGTCTTCGCGCCGGCGAACGAGGCGGTTCCAAAGTAGCCGGCTGCGACTTGGGCAACTCTCCCCTCGACTGCACCCCAGAACGGATGCAAGGACGCCGGTTATTCATCAGTACCACCAATGGCACCCGTGCACTACAGCGCGTGCAAGACGCCTCCATGGTTTTGGCAGCTGCCTTTATCAACCGGCAGGCAGTGGTGAACTATCTGATATCCCAGAAGCCAGAAACCGTTTGGATAGTCGGTTCAGGTTGGGAAGGCAGTTTCTCTCTCGAAGATACCGCTTGCGCCGGCGCACTCGCTGACAGCCTCTTAACCGGCATTGGTGGCACTTTGAGCGCTTTTGCCGGCAACGATGAAACCGTTGCCGCCATCGCCCTTTACCGGCAATGGCAAGACCAACTATTAGAACTCATGCACCACGCCAGCCACGGCCAACGCCTCCTGCGTCTCGACTGCCACGAAGACTTAAAATATTGCGTACAAACGGATATTTTAGACGTGCTGCCGATTCAGCGAGAACCGGGCGTTTTGGTTAAGCACGGATAA
- a CDS encoding lipid-A-disaccharide synthase-related protein, whose protein sequence is MKLLCLSNGHGEDAIAVRILRELQQQPNPPELAVLPLVGEGRAYAELEGVPMIAPVKKMPSGGFIYMDSRQLWRDVQGGLLDLTWNQLQAVRAWAQQGGSILAVGDIVPLLFAWWSGANYAFVGTAKSEYYLRDEAGLLPNRSWFEDLESWSGSVYLPWERWLMRHRRCKAVFPRDPLTAKTLQKFSIPAFDLGNPMMDELEPNHPPALFYDPDAELKETRRPLIVTLLPGSRSPEAYDNWQKILQAVAQLCQTFVERAPVFLAAISPGLSLDIFCEKLEGYHWQAGKPDKPAIFPPISDSAAVTFTQGNATLILSQNAFVECLQPSDLAIAMAGTATEQYVGLGKPAFAFPGVGPQFTPAFAEAQSRLLGPSLILLDRPTEVAIVLRQLLRDPDRLQLIADNGLRRMGEPGAAGRIVACLSEKLLNVND, encoded by the coding sequence TTGAAGCTACTTTGCCTCAGCAATGGTCATGGGGAGGATGCGATCGCGGTTCGCATTTTGCGGGAACTACAGCAGCAGCCAAATCCCCCGGAATTAGCAGTCCTTCCCCTTGTCGGTGAAGGGCGAGCCTACGCCGAGTTAGAGGGCGTACCGATGATCGCCCCGGTGAAGAAAATGCCCTCTGGTGGCTTTATTTATATGGATAGCCGGCAGTTGTGGCGGGATGTGCAAGGAGGCTTACTGGATCTGACGTGGAATCAGTTACAAGCGGTGCGAGCTTGGGCACAACAGGGCGGATCGATCTTAGCCGTAGGGGATATTGTGCCCTTATTATTTGCCTGGTGGAGTGGGGCAAATTATGCGTTTGTGGGCACTGCCAAATCAGAATATTATCTGCGCGATGAAGCCGGCTTGCTGCCGAACCGTTCGTGGTTTGAGGATCTGGAGAGTTGGTCTGGGTCAGTTTACCTACCTTGGGAACGCTGGCTAATGCGTCATCGGCGCTGCAAAGCTGTTTTTCCCAGAGATCCGCTCACCGCCAAGACGTTACAAAAGTTTTCGATTCCCGCGTTTGATCTGGGAAATCCCATGATGGACGAATTAGAACCTAATCACCCACCGGCACTCTTTTATGATCCAGATGCGGAATTGAAAGAAACTCGGCGTCCCCTGATTGTCACCCTCCTGCCCGGTTCTAGATCACCCGAAGCTTATGATAACTGGCAGAAAATTTTGCAAGCTGTAGCGCAGTTGTGCCAAACCTTTGTCGAGAGAGCGCCGGTGTTTTTGGCTGCGATCTCGCCTGGTTTAAGCTTAGATATCTTCTGCGAAAAATTAGAAGGTTATCACTGGCAAGCGGGAAAGCCGGATAAACCAGCGATTTTTCCCCCAATTTCTGATTCTGCTGCTGTGACGTTTACTCAAGGAAATGCAACCCTGATTTTGAGCCAAAACGCCTTTGTTGAGTGCTTGCAACCGTCAGATTTAGCGATTGCAATGGCCGGCACTGCAACCGAACAGTATGTGGGGTTGGGAAAGCCGGCCTTCGCATTTCCTGGGGTTGGCCCTCAGTTCACGCCGGCTTTCGCCGAAGCTCAAAGCCGGTTGCTGGGGCCATCCTTGATTTTGCTCGATCGGCCAACCGAAGTGGCTATAGTATTACGGCAGCTACTGCGCGATCCAGACCGGCTGCAACTGATTGCGGACAATGGGTTGCGGCGCATGGGCGAACCCGGTGCCGCAGGCCGCATCGTGGCTTGTTTGAGCGAAAAATTGTTAAATGTAAATGATTAA
- the glgA gene encoding glycogen synthase GlgA: MYIVQIASECAPVIKAGGLGDVVYGLSRDLESRGHTVELILPKYDCMRYDHIWGLHDAYKDLWVPWYGGAIHCSVYCGWVYGRLCFFIEPHSPDNFFNRHCYYGCDDDNMRFAFFSKAALEFLHKSNKRPDVIHCHDWQTGLVPVMLFENYKYDMGLQRVCYTIHNFKHQGMGGSEVLWATGLNQEAYFFQYDRLRDNFNPFALNFMKGGIVYSNYVTTVSPHHAWEACYTPIGYGLGHTLHTHQSKFRGVLNGIDYEVWNPERDRYIPHSYTKEKLEGKAKNKQALRERLLLRDVDKPLICFIGRLDDQKGVHLVHHAIYYALEKGAQFVLLGSATEAGINNHFWHEKEVLNDNPDVHLELGFNEELSHLIYAGSDMIVVPSNYEPCGLTQMIGFRYGTVPIVRGVGGLVNTVFDRDYDENHLPEQRNGYVFYDTDFHALESTIDRAIGLWYNSPEEFRQLAIQGMNYDYSWNYPGKDYLEIYESIRHK, from the coding sequence ATGTATATCGTACAAATCGCTTCCGAGTGCGCCCCCGTCATCAAAGCTGGAGGCTTGGGTGATGTGGTTTACGGACTCAGCAGGGATTTAGAAAGTCGCGGTCATACGGTAGAGTTGATTCTGCCGAAATACGATTGTATGCGCTATGACCATATTTGGGGACTTCATGATGCCTATAAAGATTTATGGGTGCCCTGGTATGGCGGTGCGATCCACTGTTCCGTTTATTGCGGCTGGGTGTACGGGCGACTGTGTTTCTTCATTGAACCGCACTCACCAGATAACTTCTTCAACCGGCACTGTTACTACGGCTGCGATGACGACAATATGCGTTTTGCATTCTTCAGCAAAGCTGCCCTAGAATTTTTGCACAAGAGTAACAAGCGTCCCGATGTCATCCACTGCCATGACTGGCAAACCGGCTTAGTTCCCGTCATGTTATTTGAGAATTATAAATATGACATGGGATTGCAACGGGTTTGCTACACCATCCATAACTTCAAACATCAAGGAATGGGCGGTTCAGAGGTTCTGTGGGCAACAGGACTCAACCAAGAAGCTTACTTTTTCCAGTATGATCGCCTGCGGGATAACTTCAATCCCTTTGCGTTGAACTTCATGAAAGGGGGCATTGTTTACTCGAATTACGTCACAACAGTTTCACCCCATCACGCTTGGGAAGCCTGTTATACTCCGATTGGATACGGACTCGGGCACACTTTACATACGCACCAAAGTAAATTCCGAGGCGTCCTCAACGGCATTGATTATGAGGTGTGGAATCCAGAAAGGGATCGCTACATTCCCCATTCCTACACAAAAGAAAAATTAGAAGGAAAAGCGAAAAATAAGCAAGCCTTACGCGAACGATTGCTGCTGCGCGATGTCGATAAACCCCTCATTTGCTTTATTGGCCGGCTCGACGATCAAAAAGGCGTTCACCTCGTCCATCACGCGATTTACTACGCTCTCGAAAAAGGAGCGCAGTTTGTGCTATTGGGTTCAGCAACCGAAGCGGGAATTAACAACCACTTCTGGCATGAAAAAGAAGTCTTAAACGATAACCCCGATGTTCATTTAGAACTGGGATTTAATGAAGAATTATCTCACCTTATTTATGCAGGTTCAGACATGATTGTTGTGCCCAGTAATTACGAACCTTGCGGATTAACACAAATGATTGGCTTTAGATATGGAACTGTGCCAATTGTGCGGGGAGTTGGCGGTCTAGTCAATACCGTTTTTGACCGAGACTACGACGAAAACCATTTGCCCGAACAACGCAACGGTTATGTCTTTTATGACACCGACTTTCACGCTCTGGAATCTACGATAGATCGAGCAATTGGGTTGTGGTATAACTCTCCCGAAGAATTCCGCCAACTCGCCATTCAGGGGATGAACTACGACTACTCATGGAACTATCCAGGTAAAGATTACTTGGAAATTTACGAGTCGATTCGACATAAGTAA
- the gyrB gene encoding DNA topoisomerase (ATP-hydrolyzing) subunit B encodes MTSSYSADQIQVLEGLEAVRKRPGMYIGTTGPRGLHHLVYEVVDNSIDEALAGHCTHIEVDLNADGSVTVTDDGRGIPTDTHSKTGKSALETVMTVLHAGGKFGGGGYKVSGGLHGVGVSVVNALSEWVEVTVWREKKEFKQRYERGVAAGELESKPGKENRTGTSVSFKPDSQIFTTGIEFDYTTLSGRLRELAYLNAGVKMTFTDNRLELQKNGEQRVETYCYEGGIREYISYMNHDKQPLHEEVIFVQGERNNVHVEVALQWCVDAYSDNLLGFANNIRTIDGGTHLEGLKAVLTRTMNAIARKRNKIKENEANLGGENVREGLTGVISVKVPDPEFEGQTKTKLGNTEVRGIVDSLVGEVLTEYLEFRPNVADAILEKAIQAFKAAEAARRARDLVRRKSVLESSPLPGKLADCSTRDPSESEIFIVEGDSAGGSAKQGRDRRTQAILPLRGKILNIEKTDDAKIYKNTEIQALITALGLGVKGEEFDATGLRYHRIVIMTDADVDGAHIRTLLLTFFYRYQRSLVDQGYIYIACPPLYKVERGRNHYYCYSERELASLVQREFPANANYTIQRFKGLGEMMPEQLWRTTMNPESRTLKRVEIEDAAEADRVFTVLMGDRVAPRREFIETYGPKLNLMDLDI; translated from the coding sequence ATGACCAGCAGTTACAGCGCTGATCAGATTCAAGTTTTGGAAGGTCTTGAAGCCGTCCGCAAACGACCGGGGATGTACATCGGCACCACCGGCCCGCGAGGACTCCACCATCTAGTTTACGAGGTTGTGGACAATTCCATCGATGAGGCGCTAGCTGGCCACTGCACTCATATCGAGGTTGACCTCAATGCTGATGGTTCCGTCACCGTCACAGACGATGGGCGGGGCATTCCCACAGATACCCATTCCAAAACCGGCAAATCAGCCCTAGAAACCGTGATGACGGTACTTCATGCCGGCGGTAAGTTTGGCGGCGGCGGCTACAAAGTTTCAGGCGGCTTGCACGGGGTTGGTGTGTCTGTTGTCAACGCCTTATCTGAGTGGGTAGAAGTAACCGTTTGGAGGGAGAAAAAAGAATTTAAGCAGCGCTATGAAAGGGGCGTTGCTGCCGGCGAACTTGAATCCAAACCCGGCAAAGAAAATCGCACCGGCACCTCCGTTTCCTTCAAACCCGATAGTCAAATCTTCACCACCGGCATCGAATTTGACTACACTACCCTATCCGGGCGCTTGCGGGAATTGGCTTACTTGAATGCCGGGGTCAAAATGACCTTCACCGACAATCGGCTGGAACTGCAAAAAAATGGCGAACAGCGAGTAGAAACCTACTGCTATGAAGGCGGCATCCGCGAATACATTTCCTACATGAACCACGACAAGCAACCCTTGCACGAAGAAGTTATCTTCGTCCAGGGAGAACGCAATAACGTTCACGTAGAAGTCGCCTTGCAATGGTGTGTTGATGCCTACAGCGATAACTTATTAGGCTTTGCTAATAATATCCGAACCATTGATGGTGGCACCCACTTAGAAGGCTTGAAAGCCGTGCTAACGCGCACGATGAATGCGATCGCCCGTAAGCGCAACAAAATCAAAGAAAACGAAGCCAACCTCGGCGGAGAAAACGTGCGAGAAGGCTTAACCGGCGTTATTTCCGTCAAAGTACCCGACCCCGAATTTGAAGGGCAAACGAAAACAAAATTAGGCAACACCGAAGTGCGGGGAATTGTTGATTCTTTGGTGGGAGAAGTTCTCACCGAATATTTAGAATTCCGCCCCAACGTTGCAGACGCCATTTTAGAAAAAGCCATCCAGGCATTTAAAGCCGCAGAAGCTGCCCGCCGCGCCCGCGATTTGGTCAGGCGAAAATCGGTTTTAGAATCTTCGCCTTTACCTGGAAAATTAGCAGATTGCAGCACAAGAGACCCCTCAGAATCTGAAATTTTTATCGTAGAAGGGGATAGTGCCGGTGGCAGTGCCAAACAAGGACGAGATCGCCGCACCCAAGCCATTCTTCCCTTGCGTGGTAAAATCCTCAATATTGAGAAAACTGACGACGCAAAAATCTACAAAAATACCGAAATTCAAGCCTTAATTACAGCTCTTGGCTTAGGGGTAAAAGGTGAAGAATTCGATGCTACCGGACTGCGCTATCACCGCATCGTGATCATGACAGATGCAGACGTTGATGGGGCACACATCCGCACCCTGTTGCTAACCTTCTTCTATCGCTATCAACGTTCGCTTGTCGATCAAGGCTACATATATATTGCCTGCCCTCCCCTCTATAAAGTTGAGCGGGGACGCAATCATTATTACTGCTACAGTGAGCGCGAACTCGCCAGCTTAGTCCAGCGCGAATTCCCCGCCAATGCCAACTACACCATCCAGCGGTTCAAAGGTTTGGGTGAAATGATGCCGGAACAGTTGTGGCGAACCACGATGAACCCAGAAAGCCGCACCCTCAAACGCGTGGAGATTGAAGACGCTGCTGAAGCAGATCGGGTCTTTACTGTTTTAATGGGTGATCGCGTTGCCCCTCGCCGCGAATTCATTGAAACCTATGGGCCAAAACTTAACCTGATGGATCTGGATATTTAA